The following are from one region of the Bradyrhizobium septentrionale genome:
- the paaK gene encoding phenylacetate--CoA ligase PaaK, producing the protein MVTAKLKVRNGGYRAELDAAERASRDEIMALQTRRLAWSLKHAYDNVAHYKKSFDAAGVHPSDFRQLSDLGKFPFTVKTDLRDNYPFNMFAVPREQLVRVHASSGTTGKPIVVGYTRADIDTWADVMARSIRAAGGRAGMLMHNAYGYGLFTGGLGAHYGAERLGCTVIPISGGMTERQVQLINDFKPDIITVTPSYMLAILDEFKRQGLDPRKSSLKFGIFGAEPWTNAMRVEIEHAFDMDATDIYGLSEVMGPGVAQECVETKDGLHIWEDHFYPEVIDPLTGKVLADGEKGELVFTSLTKEGFPIIRYRTRDLTRLLPGTARPGMRRMEKVTGRSDDMIILRGVNVFPTQIEEALLATDWCGGHFVIELTREGRVDEMTVLAEARPESWDGEGLTAHAEKLSGFIKNTIGISTRIRIVAPETLERSLGKAKRVYDKRPKA; encoded by the coding sequence ATGGTGACGGCAAAGCTCAAGGTCAGGAATGGCGGCTATCGCGCCGAGCTCGACGCCGCCGAACGCGCCTCGCGCGACGAGATCATGGCGCTGCAGACCAGGCGGCTCGCCTGGTCGCTCAAGCACGCCTATGACAATGTCGCGCATTACAAGAAGAGTTTTGATGCCGCCGGCGTCCATCCGTCCGATTTCAGGCAGCTTTCCGATCTCGGAAAATTTCCGTTCACGGTGAAGACGGATCTGCGCGACAATTATCCGTTCAACATGTTCGCAGTGCCGCGCGAGCAGCTGGTGCGGGTCCACGCGTCGTCTGGCACCACCGGCAAGCCGATCGTGGTCGGCTACACCAGGGCCGACATCGATACCTGGGCGGATGTGATGGCGCGCTCGATCCGCGCCGCCGGCGGCCGCGCCGGCATGCTGATGCACAACGCCTATGGCTACGGCCTGTTCACCGGCGGCCTCGGCGCGCACTACGGCGCCGAGCGGCTCGGCTGCACGGTGATCCCGATCTCCGGCGGCATGACCGAGCGGCAGGTGCAGCTGATCAACGATTTCAAGCCCGACATCATCACGGTGACGCCGAGCTACATGCTGGCGATCCTCGACGAGTTCAAGCGGCAGGGCCTCGACCCGCGCAAATCGTCGCTGAAGTTCGGCATCTTCGGCGCCGAACCCTGGACCAATGCGATGCGCGTCGAGATCGAGCACGCCTTCGATATGGATGCCACCGACATCTATGGTCTGTCGGAGGTGATGGGCCCCGGCGTCGCGCAGGAATGCGTGGAGACCAAGGACGGCCTGCACATTTGGGAGGATCACTTCTATCCCGAGGTGATCGACCCTCTGACCGGCAAGGTGCTTGCTGATGGCGAGAAGGGTGAGCTGGTGTTCACCTCGCTGACCAAGGAGGGCTTCCCGATCATCCGCTACCGCACCCGCGACCTGACCCGGCTGCTGCCCGGCACCGCGCGGCCCGGCATGCGGCGGATGGAGAAGGTGACCGGCCGTTCCGACGACATGATCATCCTGCGCGGCGTCAACGTGTTTCCGACCCAGATCGAGGAAGCCCTGCTGGCGACCGACTGGTGCGGCGGCCACTTTGTAATTGAATTGACCCGCGAGGGCCGCGTGGACGAGATGACGGTGCTCGCCGAAGCCCGGCCCGAGAGCTGGGACGGCGAGGGGCTGACTGCGCATGCCGAGAAGCTCTCCGGCTTCATCAAGAACACGATCGGCATCTCCACCCGCATCCGCATCGTCGCCCCCGAGACGCTGGAACGTTCGCTCGGCAAGGCGAAACGTGTTTACGACAAGCGGCCGAAGGCCTAG
- the iaaH gene encoding indoleacetamide hydrolase, whose protein sequence is MANSTETTAAEIVADIRDGKVTAVSVVEAALDRAERLKDLNAFILLNRDGALAAAREVDSGARTGALAGLPIVVKDNINTSDLPTSGGTPALQHARPARNAPSLQKLLDAGAIVIGKTNLHELAFGITSTNLAPFAGPVRNPYDTSRIPGGSSGGTSAAIAARIATCGLGSDTGGSTRVPAALTGTVGLRPSVGNGGAERRYHDDNQVVPISHTRDTVGPMGRTVADVALLDAVITGTPLATSIPLRGVRLGIPACFWSGLDRDVEAVARAACARFTAAGAVLVDVDMPDLFEQNGKVSFVVALHEPIADIPAWLAASGIEGITLADIAAKVASPDVIGAFGAITTDAFGAAYYDAIKVQRPALQAIYAAYISDNKLDAILFPTTIAPASVIDEKNGSGDMSVNGGEPAPTFGTMIRNTDPGSNAGLPGLSLYAGMTPGGLPVGLEIDGPVGSDARLLGLGLSIEAILGTAPPPKL, encoded by the coding sequence ATGGCAAATTCGACTGAAACGACCGCCGCTGAGATCGTGGCTGATATCCGCGACGGGAAGGTGACGGCGGTCAGCGTGGTCGAGGCGGCGCTCGATCGCGCCGAGCGGCTCAAGGACCTCAACGCATTCATCCTGCTGAACCGGGACGGCGCGCTTGCTGCGGCACGCGAGGTGGATTCCGGCGCACGGACCGGTGCGCTTGCCGGCCTGCCCATCGTCGTCAAGGACAACATCAACACATCAGATCTGCCGACATCGGGCGGCACGCCGGCGCTGCAACACGCGCGGCCTGCGCGCAATGCGCCGTCGCTGCAAAAGCTGCTCGACGCCGGTGCTATCGTTATCGGCAAGACCAATTTGCACGAGCTCGCCTTCGGCATCACCAGCACCAATCTCGCGCCGTTCGCGGGACCTGTGAGGAATCCGTACGACACCAGCCGGATTCCGGGCGGATCGTCGGGCGGAACGTCTGCTGCAATCGCCGCGCGTATCGCCACCTGCGGCCTCGGATCCGACACTGGCGGCTCGACCCGCGTGCCCGCGGCGCTGACCGGGACCGTCGGCTTGCGGCCGTCGGTCGGCAATGGCGGCGCCGAGCGGCGCTATCACGACGACAATCAGGTGGTTCCGATCAGCCATACCCGCGACACCGTCGGCCCGATGGGCCGCACGGTCGCCGATGTCGCGCTGCTCGATGCCGTGATCACAGGCACGCCGCTGGCCACGAGCATTCCGTTGCGCGGCGTGCGTCTCGGCATTCCCGCCTGTTTCTGGAGCGGCCTCGATCGCGACGTCGAGGCTGTCGCCCGCGCAGCCTGCGCCCGGTTCACGGCGGCTGGCGCGGTGCTGGTCGATGTCGATATGCCTGACCTGTTCGAGCAGAACGGCAAGGTGTCCTTCGTGGTCGCGCTGCATGAACCGATCGCCGATATCCCGGCCTGGCTCGCCGCCTCCGGGATCGAGGGAATCACGCTTGCCGATATCGCCGCGAAGGTCGCCAGCCCCGACGTCATCGGCGCGTTCGGGGCCATCACCACGGATGCCTTCGGCGCCGCCTATTATGATGCGATCAAGGTGCAGCGGCCGGCGCTGCAGGCGATCTATGCCGCCTATATCAGTGACAACAAACTGGATGCCATCCTGTTTCCGACCACGATCGCGCCTGCGTCGGTCATCGATGAAAAGAACGGGTCCGGCGACATGTCGGTCAATGGCGGCGAGCCGGCGCCGACTTTCGGCACCATGATCCGCAACACCGATCCCGGCAGCAATGCCGGCCTTCCCGGGCTGTCGCTCTATGCCGGCATGACGCCGGGCGGCTTGCCGGTCGGGCTCGAGATCGATGGTCCGGTTGGCAGCGATGCCAGACTGCTCGGGCTCGGGTTGTCGATCGAGGCGATCCTGGGCACGGCGCCGCCGCCCAAGCTGTGA
- a CDS encoding quinone oxidoreductase family protein produces the protein MPSALHPNPDQVEARCVRLMTKAENAAAVAPVVETHALSRGAHDLLIEVKAAAVNPSDVKAATGLMPYAVFPRTSGRDYAGVVIDGPSGLIGREVFGSSGDLGIRRDGTHATHLVVERDAVVEKPAGISWDEAAGIGVPFVTAMEGLRRAGLPKAGETVLVMGVNGKVGQAAVQIASWHGARVLGVVRKREPYEGHSNSPVEVIDAATTDVAARVRELTGGKGADIVYNTVGDPYFQAAHKSLALRGRQILIAAVDRIVQFNILEFYRGQHTYVGIDTLALSSVATGEVLRELAPGFAGGHLKPFQIKPSAIYPLEQAKAAFVAVAGSSRDRVILRP, from the coding sequence ATGCCGTCGGCTCTCCATCCCAATCCTGATCAGGTCGAAGCGCGCTGCGTGCGCCTGATGACCAAGGCGGAGAATGCGGCCGCGGTGGCGCCGGTGGTCGAGACGCACGCGCTGTCGCGTGGGGCCCACGATTTGCTGATCGAGGTGAAGGCTGCCGCGGTCAATCCGTCCGACGTGAAGGCCGCCACCGGCCTGATGCCCTATGCGGTATTCCCGCGCACCTCCGGCCGCGACTACGCCGGCGTCGTGATCGACGGTCCGTCGGGCTTGATCGGGCGCGAGGTGTTCGGCTCGTCCGGTGACCTCGGCATCCGCCGCGACGGCACCCACGCCACGCATCTGGTGGTCGAGCGCGATGCCGTGGTGGAGAAGCCCGCCGGCATCTCCTGGGACGAGGCCGCCGGGATCGGCGTGCCCTTTGTCACCGCGATGGAAGGCCTGCGCCGCGCCGGACTGCCGAAGGCGGGCGAGACCGTGCTGGTGATGGGCGTCAACGGCAAGGTCGGCCAGGCCGCGGTGCAGATCGCGAGCTGGCACGGCGCGCGCGTGCTCGGCGTGGTGCGCAAACGCGAGCCCTATGAGGGCCACAGCAATTCGCCGGTCGAGGTGATTGATGCCGCCACCACCGATGTCGCCGCGCGGGTGCGCGAGCTGACCGGCGGCAAGGGCGCCGACATCGTCTACAACACGGTCGGCGATCCCTATTTCCAGGCCGCGCACAAGTCGCTGGCGCTGCGCGGCCGGCAGATCCTGATCGCGGCGGTCGACCGCATCGTGCAGTTCAACATCCTCGAATTCTACCGCGGACAGCACACCTATGTCGGCATCGACACGCTCGCGCTGTCGTCGGTTGCGACCGGCGAGGTGCTGCGCGAGCTCGCGCCGGGTTTTGCCGGCGGACATCTGAAGCCGTTCCAGATCAAGCCGAGCGCGATCTATCCGCTGGAACAGGCCAAGGCGGCGTTTGTTGCCGTGGCGGGATCGTCGCGCGACCGCGTGATCCTGCGGCCGTGA
- a CDS encoding YeeE/YedE family protein, whose translation MDSATIVILAALIIGLIYGSVGLVSGFCMMSGLRGWWAEGDGRLARTYALAMGVAIAASQLLAAAGLVDLGKSIYLQPSFSAPVMFLGGLLFGYGMVLSNGCGSRALVLLGRGNLRSLVVVIVLGIFAEMTLKGLIAPARIAMVQASQATVAANSVPVLLTTVGVGAVPARMIAASVLAAVLIIFAFAHAPFRKSPGQIAAGLIVGLLVAAGWYATGYLGADDFNPVPVTSLTFVAPIADALQYVMLSTGSTLNFGIVTVFGVFAGSLITALATGRFELEGYRSPQHMLRSAGGAALMGAGGVMAFGCSVGQGLTGLSTLSLSSFIAIAGIMLGTGAGLRGALRIRPLATA comes from the coding sequence ATGGACTCCGCCACGATCGTCATCCTCGCCGCCTTGATCATCGGCCTGATCTACGGCTCGGTCGGGCTCGTCAGCGGCTTCTGCATGATGAGCGGCCTGCGCGGCTGGTGGGCGGAGGGCGACGGCCGACTGGCGCGTACCTACGCGTTGGCGATGGGCGTTGCGATCGCGGCCTCGCAGCTGCTGGCGGCGGCAGGCCTCGTCGATCTCGGCAAGTCGATCTATCTGCAACCGTCATTCTCGGCCCCGGTGATGTTCCTCGGCGGGCTCTTGTTCGGTTACGGCATGGTGCTGTCGAACGGCTGCGGCTCGCGGGCACTGGTGCTGCTCGGGCGCGGCAACCTGCGTTCCCTGGTGGTCGTGATCGTGCTCGGCATTTTCGCCGAGATGACGCTCAAGGGCCTGATTGCGCCGGCACGGATCGCGATGGTGCAGGCCTCGCAGGCCACCGTCGCCGCCAATTCGGTGCCGGTGTTGCTGACAACCGTCGGCGTTGGCGCAGTGCCGGCGCGGATGATCGCGGCCTCGGTGCTCGCGGCCGTCCTGATCATCTTTGCCTTCGCCCATGCTCCGTTCCGAAAATCGCCCGGCCAGATCGCGGCCGGCCTGATCGTCGGTCTGCTGGTGGCGGCAGGCTGGTACGCGACCGGCTATCTCGGCGCCGATGATTTCAATCCGGTGCCGGTGACGTCGCTGACCTTCGTCGCGCCGATCGCCGACGCGCTGCAATATGTGATGCTGTCGACCGGCTCGACGCTCAATTTCGGCATCGTCACCGTGTTCGGCGTGTTTGCCGGCAGCCTGATTACGGCGCTTGCCACCGGACGCTTTGAGCTCGAAGGTTATCGGTCGCCGCAGCACATGCTGCGCTCCGCAGGCGGCGCCGCGCTGATGGGGGCGGGCGGCGTCATGGCGTTCGGCTGCTCGGTCGGGCAGGGGCTGACCGGATTGTCGACACTGTCGCTGTCATCCTTCATCGCGATCGCCGGCATCATGCTCGGCACCGGCGCCGGCCTGCGCGGCGCTTTGCGGATCAGGCCGCTCGCGACGGCCTAG
- a CDS encoding DUF1801 domain-containing protein: MAVKKDTRTPQAKSVELLVAMTGKASPAKAAEGDKPVFAYIESLPEPQKSIAKHVDAVAAKAIPDLKRAVKWGMAYYGVPDGWCFSSGAFVGHLKLMFIRGNELQPEPPVTPFRMGKATRGVELTAMDEFDDDQVLSWMAQAAKKPYVTAAMKKKK; encoded by the coding sequence ATGGCAGTAAAAAAAGACACGAGAACGCCACAGGCAAAAAGTGTCGAGCTTCTGGTAGCGATGACCGGCAAGGCGAGTCCCGCGAAAGCGGCCGAAGGCGACAAGCCGGTATTTGCCTATATCGAGAGCCTTCCCGAACCGCAGAAGAGCATCGCCAAACATGTCGATGCCGTGGCCGCCAAGGCAATCCCCGACCTCAAACGCGCGGTGAAATGGGGAATGGCTTACTATGGCGTTCCCGATGGGTGGTGCTTCTCTTCCGGCGCCTTCGTCGGTCACCTGAAGCTGATGTTCATCCGAGGCAACGAACTACAACCGGAACCCCCAGTGACACCGTTCAGAATGGGTAAGGCCACCCGCGGCGTCGAGTTGACCGCCATGGACGAGTTCGACGACGACCAGGTGCTTTCGTGGATGGCTCAAGCCGCCAAGAAACCGTACGTCACGGCGGCGATGAAGAAGAAGAAATAG
- a CDS encoding DMT family transporter has translation MILFTSGIACKDAAVDQSLSPAKAAGLFVIVVLAWGINWSVTKSLVQAVPLLWTASIRSWVALIALLVILRASGNLIIPRIADVPVVLSVALLHMTFFSTLTAAGLRYLPASKGVVLGYTTPLWVALAAGAARTERLGTLKLVGVASGLAGLCVILNPASLDWSNLHIIAGAGMIILAAICWAANIIYIRSHRWIATPLQLLLWQVLVATLVLTMTALVTEGVPEVTWSPHLVLLFLYSGFIGTALAYWAMSMVNKSLPALTTSLGTTATPIVGIVTAALLLGEPIDLSLAIAAALIVGGIALSSLADAPSRAQLGPVLMDSSRPLRSRKLTSKPTSLHVGLGPEAAAARRPISSSSSPP, from the coding sequence ATGATCCTATTCACAAGCGGTATCGCCTGCAAGGACGCTGCCGTGGATCAATCGCTGTCGCCGGCCAAAGCCGCCGGTTTGTTCGTCATCGTGGTGCTGGCGTGGGGCATCAATTGGTCGGTGACGAAATCGCTGGTCCAGGCGGTGCCGCTGCTGTGGACCGCATCGATCCGCAGCTGGGTCGCGCTGATCGCCCTGCTGGTGATCCTGCGCGCCAGCGGCAATCTGATCATTCCGCGAATCGCCGATGTCCCTGTCGTGCTCAGCGTCGCGCTGCTGCACATGACGTTCTTCTCGACACTGACCGCCGCCGGCCTGCGCTATCTGCCGGCGAGCAAGGGCGTGGTGCTCGGCTACACCACGCCGCTCTGGGTCGCTCTTGCCGCCGGTGCCGCACGAACCGAACGACTCGGGACGCTGAAGCTGGTCGGGGTCGCGTCGGGGCTCGCGGGACTCTGCGTGATCCTCAACCCGGCCTCGCTGGACTGGAGCAATCTGCACATCATCGCCGGCGCCGGCATGATCATCCTCGCCGCGATCTGCTGGGCCGCCAACATCATCTATATCCGCTCGCACCGCTGGATCGCGACGCCGCTGCAGCTCTTGCTGTGGCAGGTGCTGGTCGCGACGCTGGTGCTGACGATGACGGCGCTGGTCACCGAGGGCGTGCCCGAGGTGACCTGGTCGCCGCACCTCGTGCTGCTGTTCCTCTATTCCGGCTTCATCGGCACGGCGCTGGCCTATTGGGCGATGTCGATGGTCAACAAGAGCCTGCCGGCGCTGACGACCTCGCTCGGCACCACCGCGACACCGATCGTCGGCATCGTCACCGCGGCGCTGCTGCTCGGCGAGCCGATCGATCTCTCGCTGGCGATCGCCGCGGCCCTGATCGTCGGAGGGATTGCGCTGAGCTCGCTCGCGGATGCGCCGTCGCGTGCGCAATTAGGGCCTGTACTCATGGATTCGTCACGTCCGCTTCGGTCTCGGAAGCTGACGTCAAAACCGACGTCGCTGCATGTCGGCCTTGGGCCAGAAGCGGCAGCCGCCAGGAGGCCTATTTCTTCTTCTTCATCGCCGCCGTGA